The Thomasclavelia ramosa DSM 1402 genome includes a region encoding these proteins:
- the rpoC gene encoding DNA-directed RNA polymerase subunit beta' codes for MANTNKFSAIQIGLASPEKIREWSYGEVKKPETINYRSQKPEKDGLFCEKIFGPSKDWECSCGKYKKVRYKGVVCDRCGVEVTKSAVRRERMGHIELATPIAHIWYLKGIPSRMGLILDMSPKQLEEIIYFVSYVVIDKGSTPLEYKQVLSERDYRKCFEQFGHTFEAQIGAEAIQTLLQQVDLDAEFAKVTKELKEAQGQKRTKLLKRLEAIEAFRTSTNEPEWMILEALPVIPPDLRPMLQLDGGRFATSDLNDLYRRVITRNNRLKKLLELGTPSIIVQNEKRMLQEAVDALIDNGRRSKPITGAGGRALKSLSHTLKGKQGRFRQNLLGKRVDYSGRSVIAVGPDLKMYQCGIPREMALNLFKPFVINGLVRDQLATNIKAAERLIDKMDDRIWPIVEEVIQQHPVLLNRAPTLHRLGIQAFEPKLVEGRAIRLHPLVTPAFNADFDGDQMAVHVPLGEEAIQEARQLMLGSNNILGPKDGKPIVTPSQDMVLGNYYLTLEDEGGLGEGTVFADRNEVDHAYFAKTVELHTRVAIKASALKNETFTKAQNDCYLITSVGKILFNDIFDGKFPFINDPSSENLIATPDKYFVPMGTDIKEHIRNQKIIKPLNKKSLGKIIDEVFKHSAMSDTSLMLDKLKDQGFYYSTIAGTTVSVYDIQVPEAKYEIFEKADEKLEQIKKFYNKGKLTESERYQNVIKLWTDVKDEVQEVVRLEFEADDRNPIFIMSDSGARGSLSNFTQLVGMRGLMSNPKGETIELPIKSSFREGLTASEFFISTHGARKGSTDTALKTADSGYLTRRLVDVAQEVIISEEDCGTDRGFVVTELYNNDDKSVIVPLHDRLVGRYSQKDIFHPETKELIIAGGELITEALADEIVNAGITAVEIRSVLGCNAKGGVCRKCYGRNLATGDVVELGEAVGIMAAQSIGEPGTQLTMRTFHDGGVAGGADITQGLPRIQELFEARNPKAKSIISEIEGEVTNIIDNAGRMEVVITNDLETRSYLAPYGAKIRVNVGDHVNIGAKITKGSIDPKELLSVADVEAVENYIIKEVQKVYRIQGIEISDKHIEIIVKQMLRKMKVVEGGETGCLPGTNINVNAFTELNKQVLKDGKHPAVARPVLLGITKASLETESFLSAASFQETTKILTDASIKGKKDHLLGLKENVLIGKLLPAGTGLRGALKSPERLAREAEEAMLASQEDMDDLIDNDNEIEMMEQAG; via the coding sequence ATGGCAAATACAAATAAATTCTCAGCAATTCAAATTGGCTTAGCTTCCCCTGAAAAGATTCGCGAATGGTCTTATGGTGAGGTTAAAAAACCTGAAACTATTAACTATCGTTCTCAAAAACCGGAAAAGGACGGATTATTTTGTGAAAAGATTTTTGGTCCTTCAAAGGACTGGGAATGTAGTTGCGGTAAATACAAAAAAGTACGTTATAAAGGTGTAGTATGTGATCGTTGTGGAGTTGAAGTAACTAAATCAGCTGTTCGTCGCGAAAGAATGGGACACATTGAATTAGCAACACCAATCGCTCATATTTGGTATTTGAAAGGAATTCCATCAAGAATGGGACTTATCTTAGATATGTCACCAAAACAATTAGAAGAAATTATTTACTTTGTTTCTTATGTTGTTATTGATAAAGGAAGTACACCATTAGAATACAAGCAAGTATTATCTGAAAGAGACTATCGTAAATGTTTTGAACAATTTGGTCATACTTTTGAAGCCCAAATTGGGGCTGAAGCAATTCAAACATTATTACAACAAGTTGATCTAGATGCTGAATTTGCAAAAGTAACTAAAGAACTTAAAGAAGCTCAAGGTCAAAAGAGAACAAAATTATTAAAACGATTAGAAGCAATTGAGGCTTTTAGAACTTCAACAAATGAACCAGAGTGGATGATTCTTGAAGCTTTACCGGTAATACCACCTGATTTGCGTCCAATGTTACAATTGGATGGGGGGCGTTTTGCTACTTCTGATTTAAACGATTTATATCGTCGTGTTATTACTCGTAATAATCGTTTAAAGAAATTATTAGAACTTGGAACACCTTCTATTATCGTGCAAAACGAAAAGAGAATGTTGCAAGAAGCTGTTGATGCTTTGATTGATAATGGTCGTCGTTCAAAACCGATTACTGGTGCTGGTGGACGTGCATTAAAGTCATTAAGCCATACTCTAAAAGGTAAACAAGGTCGTTTCCGTCAAAACTTACTTGGTAAACGTGTTGATTACTCAGGACGTTCTGTAATCGCAGTTGGTCCCGATTTAAAAATGTATCAATGCGGGATTCCACGTGAAATGGCATTGAATCTATTCAAACCATTCGTTATTAATGGTCTCGTTAGGGATCAATTAGCAACAAATATTAAAGCTGCTGAAAGATTAATTGATAAAATGGATGATCGGATCTGGCCAATTGTTGAAGAAGTTATTCAACAACATCCAGTGTTACTTAACCGTGCACCTACATTGCATAGATTAGGAATCCAGGCATTCGAACCAAAACTAGTTGAAGGGCGAGCAATTCGTCTACATCCACTGGTTACTCCAGCGTTCAATGCCGATTTCGATGGTGACCAAATGGCGGTCCATGTACCATTAGGTGAAGAAGCAATTCAAGAAGCTCGTCAATTAATGCTAGGTTCAAATAATATCTTAGGTCCAAAAGATGGAAAACCAATCGTTACACCATCTCAGGACATGGTATTAGGAAATTATTATTTAACACTTGAAGATGAAGGTGGCTTAGGAGAAGGAACTGTCTTTGCTGATCGTAATGAAGTTGATCATGCTTATTTTGCTAAAACAGTAGAATTACACACTCGTGTAGCAATCAAAGCGTCAGCATTAAAGAATGAAACTTTCACTAAAGCACAAAATGATTGTTATTTAATCACATCTGTTGGGAAAATTTTATTTAATGACATCTTTGATGGTAAATTCCCATTTATTAATGATCCAAGCAGTGAAAACTTAATCGCTACTCCAGATAAATATTTTGTTCCAATGGGAACAGATATTAAAGAACACATTAGAAATCAAAAGATTATTAAACCTTTAAATAAAAAATCTTTAGGAAAGATCATTGATGAAGTGTTTAAACATTCAGCAATGTCTGATACAAGTTTAATGCTTGATAAATTAAAAGACCAAGGTTTCTATTACTCAACAATTGCTGGTACAACTGTATCTGTATACGATATCCAAGTGCCAGAAGCTAAATATGAAATTTTTGAAAAAGCTGATGAAAAACTAGAGCAAATTAAAAAGTTCTATAATAAAGGTAAATTAACTGAATCAGAAAGATATCAAAATGTAATTAAATTATGGACTGACGTTAAAGACGAAGTTCAAGAAGTTGTACGTTTAGAGTTCGAAGCTGATGATCGTAACCCGATCTTCATCATGTCTGATTCTGGAGCCCGTGGATCATTATCTAACTTTACGCAATTAGTAGGTATGCGTGGATTAATGTCAAATCCAAAAGGGGAAACAATTGAGTTGCCAATCAAGTCTTCATTTAGGGAAGGTTTAACAGCATCAGAATTCTTTATCTCTACCCATGGTGCTCGTAAAGGTTCTACCGATACAGCTTTAAAAACTGCCGATTCTGGATATTTAACAAGACGTTTAGTTGATGTTGCTCAAGAAGTAATTATTTCTGAAGAAGACTGTGGAACTGATCGTGGCTTTGTAGTTACAGAATTATACAATAATGATGATAAATCAGTCATTGTACCATTACATGACCGTTTGGTTGGTCGTTATTCACAAAAAGATATTTTCCATCCAGAAACTAAAGAATTAATTATTGCTGGTGGAGAATTAATTACTGAAGCATTAGCTGATGAAATTGTTAATGCTGGAATCACTGCTGTAGAGATTCGTTCTGTTTTAGGGTGTAATGCTAAAGGTGGAGTATGTCGTAAATGTTACGGACGTAACTTAGCTACAGGGGATGTGGTTGAATTAGGAGAAGCTGTAGGTATTATGGCGGCTCAATCAATTGGGGAACCTGGTACCCAATTAACAATGCGTACATTCCATGATGGTGGGGTTGCCGGTGGTGCCGATATTACTCAAGGGTTACCTCGTATCCAAGAGTTATTCGAAGCTCGTAATCCAAAAGCAAAATCTATTATTAGTGAAATCGAAGGAGAGGTTACTAATATTATTGATAACGCTGGAAGAATGGAAGTCGTTATTACTAATGATTTAGAAACGCGTAGTTATTTAGCGCCATACGGTGCTAAAATCCGGGTGAACGTTGGTGATCATGTCAATATTGGAGCTAAAATCACTAAAGGTTCAATTGATCCAAAGGAATTATTATCAGTTGCTGATGTTGAAGCAGTTGAAAACTATATTATTAAAGAGGTTCAAAAGGTATATCGAATTCAAGGTATCGAAATTTCTGATAAACATATCGAAATCATCGTTAAACAAATGCTAAGAAAAATGAAAGTAGTTGAAGGTGGGGAAACAGGTTGTCTACCTGGTACAAATATTAATGTAAACGCCTTTACTGAATTAAATAAACAAGTTTTAAAAGATGGTAAGCATCCAGCAGTAGCTCGTCCAGTATTACTAGGGATTACAAAAGCATCTCTTGAAACTGAATCATTCTTATCTGCAGCATCATTCCAAGAAACTACTAAGATCTTGACCGATGCTTCAATCAAAGGTAAGAAAGATCATTTATTAGGATTGAAAGAAAACGTATTAATTGGTAAGCTATTGCCAGCAGGGACTGGTCTTCGTGGAGCTCTTAAATCACCGGAAAGATTAGCGCGCGAAGCTGAAGAAGCAATGTTAGCGAGTCAAGAAGATATGGATGATTTAATTGATAATGACAATGAAATAGAAATGATGGAACAAGCAGGTTAA
- a CDS encoding helix-turn-helix domain-containing protein, protein MIDLNQVMTFTEAADKWGFANGNTIRKAVERNKFLPAEIRKSGDVWLTTYAAMLRVFGQPRKLDEVITYQEIAELITDAVYLHKNVDLEMNSIFRRIAGAIEKRQTITVVESRNKSERILMVVKTRDDLEAFMNTLKRYLDSVDIKLKKE, encoded by the coding sequence GTGATTGATTTGAATCAAGTGATGACGTTTACTGAAGCGGCAGATAAATGGGGATTTGCTAATGGCAATACGATTCGTAAGGCGGTTGAAAGAAATAAATTCTTGCCAGCGGAAATTCGTAAAAGTGGAGATGTCTGGTTAACTACCTATGCAGCAATGCTGCGGGTTTTCGGTCAACCAAGAAAATTGGACGAAGTGATTACCTACCAAGAGATTGCTGAATTGATAACGGATGCAGTCTATTTACATAAAAATGTAGATTTAGAGATGAATTCGATTTTCCGACGAATTGCTGGAGCAATTGAAAAAAGGCAAACGATAACGGTAGTTGAGTCTCGAAATAAATCAGAACGAATTTTAATGGTTGTTAAGACAAGAGATGATTTAGAAGCATTTATGAATACTTTAAAGCGTTATTTAGATTCAGTAGATATAAAATTAAAGAAAGAGTAA
- the tuf gene encoding elongation factor Tu translates to MAKEKFDRSKAHVNIGTIGHVDHGKTTLTAAITTVLSKDGQAQAMDYAAIDAAPEEKERGITINTAHVEYQTATRHYAHVDCPGHADYIKNMITGAAQMDGAILVVAATDGPMPQTREHILLSRQVGVPYIIVFLNKCDMVDDEELLDLVEMEVRELLNEYDFPGDDTPVIRGSALKALEGDPKWVPAIHELMEAVDSYIPTPTRDTDKPFLMPVEDVFTITGRGTVATGRVERGQLNLNDPLEIVGIHETKNTVATGIEMFRKLLDYAESGDNVGVLLRGVNREEIQRGQVLAKPGSVNPHKKFKSQVYILSKDEGGRHTPFFANYRPQFYFRTTDVTGVIELPEGVEMVMPGDNVELTVELIAPIAIEKGTKFSIREGGRTVGSGNISDIIE, encoded by the coding sequence ATGGCTAAGGAAAAATTTGACCGCTCAAAAGCGCATGTAAATATCGGAACTATTGGTCACGTTGACCATGGTAAAACAACTTTAACTGCTGCTATTACAACAGTATTATCAAAAGATGGACAAGCTCAAGCAATGGATTATGCTGCTATCGATGCTGCTCCAGAAGAAAAAGAACGTGGTATCACAATCAACACTGCACACGTTGAATACCAAACTGCAACTCGTCACTATGCACACGTTGACTGTCCAGGCCATGCTGACTACATCAAAAACATGATCACTGGTGCTGCACAAATGGACGGTGCTATCTTAGTAGTTGCTGCTACAGATGGACCAATGCCTCAAACAAGAGAACATATCTTATTATCTCGTCAAGTAGGTGTACCTTACATCATCGTATTCTTAAATAAATGTGATATGGTTGATGACGAAGAATTATTAGACTTAGTAGAAATGGAAGTTCGTGAATTATTAAATGAATATGACTTCCCAGGTGATGACACTCCAGTTATCCGTGGTTCTGCTTTAAAAGCTTTAGAAGGAGATCCAAAATGGGTTCCAGCTATTCATGAATTAATGGAAGCTGTTGATTCTTATATTCCAACTCCAACTAGAGATACTGATAAACCATTCTTAATGCCAGTTGAAGACGTATTCACAATCACTGGACGTGGTACAGTTGCTACTGGACGTGTTGAACGTGGACAATTAAACTTAAATGATCCACTTGAAATCGTTGGTATTCATGAAACTAAAAACACTGTTGCTACAGGTATCGAAATGTTCCGTAAGTTATTAGATTACGCTGAATCTGGAGATAACGTAGGGGTTTTATTAAGAGGTGTTAACCGTGAAGAAATTCAACGTGGACAAGTATTAGCTAAACCTGGATCAGTTAATCCACACAAAAAATTCAAATCTCAAGTGTATATCTTAAGTAAAGATGAAGGTGGACGTCATACTCCTTTCTTCGCTAACTATAGACCACAATTCTACTTCAGAACTACTGACGTAACTGGTGTTATTGAATTACCAGAAGGTGTAGAAATGGTTATGCCTGGGGATAACGTTGAATTAACTGTAGAATTAATTGCTCCAATTGCAATTGAAAAAGGAACTAAATTCTCAATCCGTGAAGGTGGTAGAACTGTAGGTTCTGGAAATATCTCTGATATTATTGAATAA
- the rpsL gene encoding 30S ribosomal protein S12 has product MPTINQLVRQGRNDKTTKSKSPALNRGFNSLAKKPTTTNSPQKRGVCTRVATMTPKKPNSALRKYARVRLSNGMEVTAYIPGIGHNLQEHSVVLIRGGRVKDLPGVRYHIVRGTMDCAGVNDRKQGRSRYGAKKPKA; this is encoded by the coding sequence ATGCCTACAATTAATCAATTAGTTAGACAAGGTCGTAACGACAAAACCACAAAATCAAAATCACCAGCGTTAAACAGAGGTTTTAACTCATTAGCTAAGAAACCAACAACGACTAATTCACCTCAAAAACGTGGTGTTTGTACACGTGTTGCTACTATGACACCTAAAAAACCTAACTCGGCTTTACGTAAATATGCCCGTGTTAGATTATCAAATGGAATGGAAGTAACTGCATATATCCCAGGAATTGGACACAACTTACAAGAACATAGTGTTGTTTTAATTCGTGGTGGTCGTGTTAAAGATTTACCAGGGGTTCGTTATCACATCGTACGTGGTACAATGGACTGTGCTGGTGTTAATGATCGTAAACAAGGCCGTTCAAGATACGGTGCTAAAAAACCAAAAGCTTAA
- the rpsG gene encoding 30S ribosomal protein S7 has product MARKGQVAKRDVLPDPVYNSKTVSKLINNIMLDGKKGVAQNILYDAFKKVEEKTGNPAMEVFDQAINNIMPVLELKVRRIGGANYQVPVEVSGERRMTLGLRWLVNYSRLRNENTMVDRLANEIIDASNGAGASVKKKEDTHKMAEANKAFAHFRW; this is encoded by the coding sequence ATGGCAAGAAAAGGTCAAGTTGCTAAAAGAGACGTTCTACCTGATCCAGTGTACAATTCTAAAACTGTATCTAAATTAATCAACAACATTATGCTTGATGGTAAAAAAGGTGTTGCTCAAAACATCTTATATGATGCATTTAAAAAAGTAGAAGAGAAAACTGGAAACCCAGCAATGGAAGTTTTTGATCAAGCAATCAACAACATTATGCCAGTTCTTGAACTTAAAGTTAGACGTATTGGTGGGGCTAACTACCAAGTACCAGTAGAAGTATCTGGTGAAAGAAGAATGACTTTAGGGTTAAGATGGTTAGTAAATTATTCTCGTTTAAGAAACGAAAATACAATGGTTGATCGTTTAGCTAACGAAATTATTGATGCTTCTAACGGAGCTGGTGCTTCTGTTAAGAAGAAAGAAGATACTCATAAAATGGCAGAAGCTAATAAAGCATTTGCTCATTTCCGTTGGTAA
- the fusA gene encoding elongation factor G: protein MSREFSLEKTRNIGIMAHIDAGKTTTTERVLYYTGKIHKIGETHEGASQMDWMEQEQERGITITSAATTAQWNGYRVNIIDTPGHVDFTVEVERSLRVLDGAVTVLDSKAGVEPQTETVWRQATTYGVPRIVFCNKMDATGADFIMSLESLEKRLGVHGVALQLPIGAEDTFEGIIDLIKMKAVYFEGTKGENVIYKDIPEEYLDQANEYHAKMLDAAASYDDDLMMKVLEEEEPTEEEVKAAIRKGVLAVELFPVLCGSAYKDKGVQPMLDAVIDFLPAPTDIPSIKGIDEDGNEIEKHASDEEPFAALAFKIMADPFVGRLTFFRVYSGTVDSGSYVLNSTKDKKERLGRILQMHANKRNEIQTVYAGDIAAAVGFKNTTTGDTICDEKNFVILEKMEFPEPVIELAIEPKTKQDQDKLGVGLSKLAEEDPTFRTFTNPETGDTVIAGMGELHLDVIVDRLRREYKVEANVGAPQVAYRETIKTAAECEGKYVKQSGGRGQYGHVWIKFEPNEGKGFEFVDAIVGGSVPREYINSVKVGLEDALATGMIAGYPVLDVKATLFDGSYHDVDSSEMAYKVAASMALKAAGKKCDPVILEPIMAVEVTAPAEYLGSVMGDVSSRRGMIEGQEERGNAVTVQASIPLSEMFGYATDLRSFTQGRGNYTMIFDRYEPVPKSIREEIIKKNGGNN from the coding sequence ATGTCTCGTGAATTCTCATTAGAGAAAACTCGTAATATCGGAATCATGGCTCATATCGATGCTGGTAAAACAACAACTACTGAACGTGTCCTTTATTACACAGGTAAGATTCATAAAATTGGAGAAACACATGAAGGTGCTTCTCAAATGGACTGGATGGAACAAGAACAAGAACGTGGTATTACAATCACTTCTGCAGCAACAACTGCACAATGGAATGGATACCGTGTTAATATCATCGATACACCGGGCCATGTAGACTTCACTGTAGAAGTTGAACGTTCATTACGTGTATTAGATGGTGCGGTTACTGTATTAGACTCAAAAGCAGGTGTTGAACCTCAAACTGAAACAGTTTGGCGTCAAGCAACTACTTATGGAGTACCACGTATTGTATTCTGTAATAAAATGGATGCTACTGGTGCTGACTTCATTATGTCTTTAGAATCTTTAGAAAAAAGATTAGGGGTACATGGTGTTGCACTTCAATTACCAATCGGTGCTGAAGATACTTTCGAAGGAATCATCGACTTAATTAAGATGAAAGCTGTTTACTTCGAAGGGACTAAAGGTGAAAACGTAATTTACAAAGATATCCCTGAGGAATATTTAGATCAAGCAAACGAATATCATGCTAAAATGTTAGATGCTGCTGCATCTTATGATGATGATCTAATGATGAAAGTTTTAGAAGAAGAAGAACCAACTGAAGAAGAAGTTAAAGCTGCTATCCGTAAAGGTGTATTGGCTGTAGAATTATTCCCAGTATTATGTGGTTCTGCTTATAAAGACAAAGGGGTTCAACCAATGTTAGATGCAGTTATTGATTTCTTACCTGCTCCTACTGATATTCCTTCAATTAAGGGGATTGATGAAGATGGTAATGAAATTGAAAAACATGCTTCAGACGAAGAACCGTTTGCTGCATTAGCGTTCAAAATTATGGCTGACCCATTTGTAGGAAGATTAACTTTCTTCCGTGTATATTCAGGAACTGTTGATTCTGGATCGTATGTATTAAATTCAACAAAAGATAAGAAAGAACGTTTAGGACGTATTCTTCAAATGCATGCCAATAAACGTAATGAAATCCAAACAGTTTATGCTGGGGATATCGCAGCTGCTGTAGGGTTTAAAAATACAACTACTGGGGATACTATCTGTGACGAAAAGAATTTCGTTATTCTTGAAAAAATGGAATTCCCTGAACCAGTTATTGAACTTGCTATTGAACCAAAAACAAAACAAGATCAAGATAAATTAGGTGTTGGATTATCTAAATTAGCTGAAGAAGATCCAACTTTCAGAACATTTACAAACCCTGAAACTGGTGATACAGTTATCGCAGGTATGGGTGAATTACACTTAGATGTAATCGTTGACCGTTTAAGAAGAGAATACAAAGTAGAAGCTAACGTAGGTGCTCCACAAGTAGCTTATCGTGAAACAATCAAAACAGCTGCTGAATGTGAAGGTAAATATGTTAAACAATCTGGTGGTCGTGGACAATACGGTCACGTATGGATCAAATTTGAACCTAATGAAGGTAAAGGATTTGAATTCGTTGATGCTATCGTTGGGGGATCTGTTCCAAGAGAATACATTAACTCTGTTAAAGTAGGTCTTGAAGATGCTCTTGCAACTGGGATGATTGCTGGATATCCAGTATTAGATGTTAAAGCGACATTATTTGATGGTTCTTACCATGATGTCGATTCATCAGAAATGGCATATAAAGTTGCTGCAAGTATGGCATTAAAAGCTGCTGGTAAAAAATGTGATCCAGTTATCTTAGAGCCAATCATGGCTGTAGAAGTAACTGCACCTGCTGAATACTTAGGTAGTGTAATGGGTGACGTATCTTCACGTCGTGGTATGATTGAAGGACAAGAAGAAAGAGGAAATGCTGTTACAGTGCAAGCTAGTATTCCTTTATCAGAAATGTTCGGATATGCTACTGATTTAAGATCATTTACACAAGGTCGTGGTAACTACACAATGATCTTCGATCGTTATGAACCAGTACCTAAATCTATTAGAGAAGAAATTATTAAGAAAAACGGTGGAAACAACTAG
- a CDS encoding PTS lactose/cellobiose transporter subunit IIA gives MDEQEQIVINLIVNSGSARSSAIEAIQYAKAGDLAKADESLQQAKETVNEAHHSQTELIQAEIRGEKAPLNLLMVHAQDHLMTALVVIDLAQEFIDVYKKIG, from the coding sequence ATGGATGAACAAGAACAAATCGTAATTAACCTAATTGTAAACAGTGGTAGTGCTCGTAGCTCTGCAATTGAAGCAATTCAATATGCAAAAGCTGGTGACTTAGCAAAAGCTGATGAATCATTACAACAAGCTAAAGAAACAGTAAACGAAGCTCATCATTCTCAAACAGAATTAATTCAAGCTGAAATTCGTGGAGAAAAAGCACCATTAAACTTATTAATGGTACATGCTCAAGACCACTTAATGACTGCTTTGGTAGTTATTGACTTAGCTCAAGAATTTATTGATGTTTACAAAAAAATCGGGTAA
- a CDS encoding PTS sugar transporter subunit IIB, with protein MLVYICCAGGATSSLFCKKIGDASKVPTTVEDIFTVLKNYDEYDNKYEIILAYGPAEFLKERCIREYNLGEKISSIWIAPQERFMLPTIQKIFAKYNTPVAAIDMRTFGTMNGAKALADILAL; from the coding sequence ATGTTAGTATATATTTGTTGTGCTGGTGGGGCAACATCAAGCTTATTTTGTAAAAAGATTGGGGATGCCTCTAAGGTTCCAACTACAGTGGAAGATATTTTTACAGTATTAAAGAATTATGATGAGTATGATAATAAATATGAGATAATTTTAGCTTATGGACCGGCTGAGTTTTTAAAAGAACGTTGTATTAGGGAATATAATTTAGGTGAAAAAATTTCAAGTATATGGATTGCTCCGCAAGAACGTTTTATGTTGCCGACAATTCAAAAAATATTTGCAAAGTATAATACCCCGGTAGCAGCTATCGATATGAGAACATTTGGAACGATGAATGGTGCTAAAGCATTAGCGGATATTCTTGCATTGTAA